GCCTTCCTGCCCACTGTCGAGGAGATGTATCCCGAGGCGGATACCCGTCAGTTTGACTTCGGCTTCCTCGGAGAGACGATGGAAGGAGCGCATCGCCCAGGACACTTCAACGGAGTAGCACAGATCGTGAGCAAGCTCTTTATGCTCGTGCAGCCCGATGTCGCCTTCTTTGGCGAAAAGGACTTCCAGCAGATAGCTATCGTGCGGGAGATGGTTCGCCAACTCGCTCTGCCCGTAGAGATACACAGCTGTCCCATCATCCGCGAGGCTGACGGACTAGCTCTGAGCAGCCGTAACCTCCTCCTGACCAGCGAGCAGCGTGACGTAGCGCCCCGCATCCACGACACACTTGTAGCTAGCCAAGAGCTCATTCCAGCACACTCGCCACGTGAAGTCGTTGACTTCGTCGTCTCACGCCTCGCAGAGCATCCGCTCCTGCGCCCCGAGTACTACCAGATTGTCGATGGCAAGACCCTTCGTCCCCTCGAGTCGTGGAGCGATAGCAGCGACCCCGTCGGCTGCATCGTCTGCTACTGCGGCGAGGTTCGTCTCATCGACAACATCCACTACGAGACCTCAGTCAACTAGCTGACCAATCTACAAACGTATCGACAGGGGGCGAACCTCGCGAGGTTCGCCCCTATTTCTACTCTTCCTGAAGCTAACCATCAGTGCCACTAGGGTGAAACTGCTCGGAGAGACCATCGCTCGTGAGATTTGCGAACTCACTGGTTACTGAATTGTCTGTTGTTTCGATAAAAAACACTATATTTGCCATCATAATAGCTCGCTGGTGCTACAGGCTGTCGGGATGACGAGACGCCACGCACTAATCTCAGGACACTCACACCTACTAGCACACGAGTCTAAGACATCTTCTAAAGACATAATAACAAACAGATTAAACAATCTATTATGAAACAAACAACTACCCTCTGGAGTTTACTCCTCACGCTCCTCATAGCCGTCACAGTGAGTACGGCTCAGGAGCCTGTAACGCCACGTCTGCAGGCAGCACCTGCAGGCACATCCTTACGTGCTGGCGGTACCCTGACTGGCTTTGGCTTTGCTGATCGCAACGCAGAGACTGGGGCCGTTGGCGTCGGTGCAACAAACATCTACATCTCTGCTTACATCCTGCTACCCGACGTAGGTGCTAATAAGATTGAGAAGATCTCTTTCCCAGGAGTTAAGGCTGACAAGGTCGCCTACCTCCTCATACTCTCAGAAGATGGTAAGACCACACTCTACAACCAGAAGTGCGAGATCGCTGTTGGCGTTAATGAGATGACCCTCACGACACCCTTTGCTACTGAGGCGGGCAAGCGCTACCTCGTAGGCTTTGCCACAAAGCCTGTAGGTAGTACCCGACAAGATGCATACGTTCTCCCCTTCGATGGAAAAAGCGAAATCAAAGATGCGCTATATATAGCTGCGGGTACAGATCCTTTCCCAACAGAGAAGAATAAGGAGAATGAGCGTGCCTTTAACCTATTCAACGCTATGGGCTCTAACGTCGGCTCTGCACAGATCTTCGTCACACTAAAGGATGAGAGCAAACTACAGGATCTAGGCTACCTAACCGCTGTTGAGGGCAACTTCAGCAAGATCAAAGTAGGTGAAAAGGTCTCTCCGAAGGTCTCTCTCCGCAACATCGGTATGAACGAGATCACCTCTTTCGATCTCACCTATCAGTTTGGTACAGGTGAGGTCAAGACTATCTCACATACCGTAACTCCCGCACTGGCAGCTACTCAGACGGGCGAGTACACCTTTGAGATCCCCGCTGAGGTAGAAGGTATGGGTACGCTACACTTTGCTGTCTCCCAGGTCAATGGTAAGAAGAATGTCTTTGCAGATAATCGTGTAGACCTTACTTATCTAGTTGGAGACTACAATGCAATTAATCGAGAGACGGTTCTCCTAGAGCGCTTTACAGGAGAGGATTGTCCTTACTGCCCACAAGCAGATGCTCCCATCAACGCTTTTATCAAGCAGATGACAGAGGCTGGACTACGTGTTAGCTATATTGCGTACCACATCTTTAATCAAGACTTCGTGTCAATACGAGAACCTTATGAACTCGGTCAATACTTCCTTCTTGCTGGCTTCCCATCTATATCTATCAACCGCGCTGTTACACCAGATGGACGATCTCTTAGCCAGGACGGTAGAATCAGCAAGGATGGTGCTACTGCATGGACTAACAAGATGAAGAACGATAAGCAGGGCGTCAAGATCGAGAGCATAAATCAGAAGATCTCTGACGGTACGCTGGAGGTAGTCGTCAAGGGTGTAGCTCTTAAGAATAGCTTTGACCCAGAGGATCTCTACCTAACGGTACTCGTAACGGAGGACAACATCCCCGCTAGGAGCCAACGAGGAGCTGGTAAAGGCTACAAGCACGAGGCTGTACCTCGTCTCTACCTCACCGCAGCTACGGGTAACAAGCTCAAGGTCGAGGCTGACGGCACTTTCACTGTCACGCTACGTGGTACCCTCAAGTCTACTTGGGTAGGTAGCCAGTGCAATGTAGTTGCTGTCGTTCACCCAAGCATCAAGCAGTCTAAATTGGAGAACCGTGCTGTACACACTGCTGAGACAGCTCCTCTAGGCTTTGGTCTCGCTAACGAGCCTGTAGCTCCTGCACAAGCTCCTGTCGTAACGGCTGAGGGTGGCTACCTAAACATCCTAGGTCGTGTTGATGCCTTCGAGCTATACGACATGTCTGGTGCACTCGTCACAACGAATGTAGAGACACGTCTCCTACCAGGCACCTACATCATCCGCATCTTCAGCGATCTACGCGTCTACACCTCCAAGGTGATCGTTCGCTAAGACCTAGATAAGACTCAGAGTTGGCTGTAAGTATGCTAAGATGCTTTTATAGTCAACGAATGATAAGGGCATGAGTTTGACCTCGTGCTGTACTATGTAGTGACGCTCATCTCTGGGCGTCACTACTAGTTTAACTCTCCACCTTACTGAAGTCGCGAAGCCTGTTGCTTTCGTACTATGTACTAGCATCAGCTATCCAAGCGACGTTAAGAACAATCACATCCACAAAACAACCATAGTATGAAATTCTTTATCGCAAGAAATAGACGGATCTTCGCTATTTCAATCCTATTCGTGGCACTACTATCTGCTCATCTTGGAGCTACGTTATATGCTGCTGAGACTCGCTCTCTGAGCTATTCACCGCAAGCCACAGCGGCACCCGCACCTGCAACAGGCTCTCATATCTCGATCACCACGTCACGCAATGCTGGAGAGCAGATAACACTCAAGGTTAAAGTCGCTGAAGAGGCCGCGGAGCAGCAAGCTTGGGTCGATCTCAACGGCAATAAAATCTGTGACGACGGAGAGACGGTGTCTGAGTATGGCAGGGCTATACAGTATACTGTAAGCAATCAGATGATCAACGTCTATGGCAGTATCATAGAGTTTGACTGCTCTGAGAATGCATTGACGGCTATGGATCTATCTGCGTGCCCTTCTCTACTAGAGCTGTATTGCCTAAACAATGATCTGACCACATTGGACCTCTCAAAGTGTGGAGCGATCAGCATCTTGGACTGCTCGTTCAACCAGCTCACCTCGCTACTTCTACCTGCATCCAAGTCGCTCTCTGCTCTGGTTTGCTCGAATAATAAGCTCTCGAAGCTGGACCTCTCTTCCTCAC
The sequence above is a segment of the Porphyromonas vaginalis genome. Coding sequences within it:
- the panC gene encoding pantoate--beta-alanine ligase, with amino-acid sequence MKVITTVAALQQELSKLRQENPSARVGLVPTMGALHAGHLSLVAAARKQYDIVVVSVFVNPTQFNNPEDLRTYPRKPEEDLARLSDAQVDIAFLPTVEEMYPEADTRQFDFGFLGETMEGAHRPGHFNGVAQIVSKLFMLVQPDVAFFGEKDFQQIAIVREMVRQLALPVEIHSCPIIREADGLALSSRNLLLTSEQRDVAPRIHDTLVASQELIPAHSPREVVDFVVSRLAEHPLLRPEYYQIVDGKTLRPLESWSDSSDPVGCIVCYCGEVRLIDNIHYETSVN
- a CDS encoding Omp28-related outer membrane protein, which translates into the protein MKQTTTLWSLLLTLLIAVTVSTAQEPVTPRLQAAPAGTSLRAGGTLTGFGFADRNAETGAVGVGATNIYISAYILLPDVGANKIEKISFPGVKADKVAYLLILSEDGKTTLYNQKCEIAVGVNEMTLTTPFATEAGKRYLVGFATKPVGSTRQDAYVLPFDGKSEIKDALYIAAGTDPFPTEKNKENERAFNLFNAMGSNVGSAQIFVTLKDESKLQDLGYLTAVEGNFSKIKVGEKVSPKVSLRNIGMNEITSFDLTYQFGTGEVKTISHTVTPALAATQTGEYTFEIPAEVEGMGTLHFAVSQVNGKKNVFADNRVDLTYLVGDYNAINRETVLLERFTGEDCPYCPQADAPINAFIKQMTEAGLRVSYIAYHIFNQDFVSIREPYELGQYFLLAGFPSISINRAVTPDGRSLSQDGRISKDGATAWTNKMKNDKQGVKIESINQKISDGTLEVVVKGVALKNSFDPEDLYLTVLVTEDNIPARSQRGAGKGYKHEAVPRLYLTAATGNKLKVEADGTFTVTLRGTLKSTWVGSQCNVVAVVHPSIKQSKLENRAVHTAETAPLGFGLANEPVAPAQAPVVTAEGGYLNILGRVDAFELYDMSGALVTTNVETRLLPGTYIIRIFSDLRVYTSKVIVR